One Mycobacteroides salmoniphilum DNA segment encodes these proteins:
- a CDS encoding NCS2 family permease has product MNGLLDRYFRISERQSTLGREVRGGIVTFFAMAYIVVLNPLIIGGEPGHAHNADVLGHVLPVGQVAAVTALAAGVMSILFGVIAKYPFALAAGLGINSLLAVSFASQMSWPEAMGLVIVDGLVIVALGISGFRTAVFHAIPDELKAAIAAGIGCFIAFIGFVDAGFVRRIPDAANTTVPVGLGIDNSVATVPTLIFAAGVLLMGILVVRKVRGGLLIGIVVMTGISMIAQALTERGAQPVDARGWNLTVPDWPSSAGGIPDLSLLGQVDVFGAFTRVGVLSATVLVFALVLSNFFDAMGTMTGLGKEAGLADEHGTLPGIGRALSVEGVGAVVGGISSSSSNTVFVESASGIAEGARTGLANVVTGLLFLAAMFFTPLYSVVPLEAAAPALVVVGAMMIGQLRSIDLTRFDYALPCFLTVVTMPFTYSIANGIGVGFISWVVLAVVSAERGTRRRAVHPLLYVVAGLFVVYFAKGPIESLIT; this is encoded by the coding sequence ATGAATGGCCTCCTGGACCGGTACTTCCGGATCTCCGAGCGGCAGTCGACGTTGGGGCGGGAGGTTCGCGGCGGGATCGTCACCTTCTTCGCGATGGCCTACATCGTGGTGCTCAACCCGCTCATCATCGGTGGGGAGCCGGGACACGCACATAACGCCGATGTGCTGGGCCACGTGCTGCCGGTGGGGCAGGTAGCCGCGGTCACCGCCCTGGCCGCCGGAGTGATGTCGATCCTGTTCGGTGTCATCGCCAAGTACCCGTTTGCACTTGCCGCGGGGCTGGGCATCAACAGTCTGCTCGCGGTGTCGTTCGCGTCGCAGATGAGCTGGCCCGAGGCCATGGGATTGGTCATCGTCGACGGCCTCGTCATTGTGGCCCTGGGCATCTCGGGTTTCCGGACCGCGGTATTTCATGCCATTCCCGACGAGCTGAAGGCGGCGATCGCTGCGGGAATCGGGTGCTTCATCGCGTTCATCGGTTTCGTGGACGCGGGTTTCGTGCGGCGGATCCCTGACGCTGCGAACACCACGGTGCCGGTCGGTTTGGGAATCGACAACTCGGTGGCCACCGTCCCGACCCTGATCTTCGCCGCGGGTGTGCTGCTGATGGGAATCCTGGTGGTGCGCAAGGTTCGTGGCGGACTGCTCATCGGAATTGTGGTGATGACGGGGATTTCCATGATCGCGCAGGCGTTGACCGAACGCGGTGCGCAGCCCGTCGATGCCAGGGGATGGAATCTCACTGTGCCCGATTGGCCGTCCTCCGCGGGCGGCATCCCGGATCTGAGTCTGCTCGGCCAGGTGGACGTGTTCGGTGCGTTCACTCGGGTGGGCGTGCTGTCGGCCACGGTCCTGGTGTTCGCGTTGGTGCTCTCAAACTTCTTCGACGCGATGGGAACCATGACCGGTCTAGGTAAAGAGGCCGGACTGGCCGACGAGCACGGCACCCTGCCGGGTATCGGACGGGCACTGTCGGTGGAGGGCGTGGGAGCGGTTGTTGGTGGTATCTCGTCCTCGTCCTCCAACACCGTGTTCGTGGAGTCCGCTTCGGGCATCGCGGAGGGCGCCAGGACCGGGCTGGCCAATGTGGTCACCGGGCTGCTGTTTCTGGCGGCCATGTTCTTCACCCCGCTGTATTCGGTGGTACCGCTGGAGGCCGCGGCACCGGCGCTGGTGGTGGTCGGTGCCATGATGATCGGCCAGCTCCGCAGCATCGACCTCACCCGGTTCGACTACGCACTGCCCTGCTTCCTGACCGTGGTGACCATGCCATTCACCTATTCGATCGCCAACGGCATCGGTGTCGGGTTCATCAGCTGGGTGGTGCTCGCCGTCGTGTCCGCGGAGCGCGGGACTCGACGTCGTGCTGTGCATCCGCTGCTGTACGTGGTGGCCGGATTGTTTGTCGTCTATTTCGCCAAGGGACCGATCGAGTCGCTCATCACCTAA
- a CDS encoding acyl-ACP desaturase: MPQKEFTDLELLHELEPVVEENTHRHLGVFKEWSPHDYIPWSEGKNYKALGGQDWDPEQCKLSELAKVAMITNLLTEDNLPAYHREIAMNFTMDGPWGTWVNRWTAEENRHSIAIRDYLVVTRAVDPVELEKLRMEQMTRGFSPGQNRQGGDHMFADSLFDSVVYVSFQELATRVSHRNTGVACAEPIAQELLKHISNDENLHMIFYRNMVEAGLQIAPNQAVKSIHKVLDNFTMPGYTIPGFRRNAVTIATGGVYDPQSHLAEVVLPVLRKWRIFERDDITGEGEWYREDLDRLITDLKKTATDFEEVKAKYLDRQARRAERNAAKV, from the coding sequence ATGCCGCAGAAGGAATTCACCGACCTCGAGCTCCTCCACGAACTCGAGCCCGTGGTCGAGGAGAACACCCACCGCCACCTCGGCGTGTTCAAAGAGTGGAGCCCGCATGACTACATCCCGTGGTCCGAGGGCAAGAACTACAAGGCATTGGGTGGGCAGGACTGGGATCCGGAGCAGTGCAAGCTCTCCGAGCTGGCCAAGGTCGCGATGATCACCAACCTGCTGACCGAGGACAACCTGCCCGCCTACCACCGCGAGATCGCGATGAACTTCACCATGGACGGGCCGTGGGGCACCTGGGTCAACCGGTGGACCGCCGAAGAGAACCGCCACAGCATTGCCATCCGCGACTACCTCGTCGTCACCCGCGCGGTCGATCCGGTGGAACTCGAGAAGCTGCGCATGGAGCAGATGACCCGCGGCTTCTCCCCCGGTCAGAACCGCCAGGGCGGGGATCACATGTTCGCCGACAGCTTGTTCGACTCGGTGGTGTACGTGTCATTCCAGGAGCTGGCCACCCGTGTCTCGCACCGCAATACCGGCGTCGCGTGTGCCGAGCCCATCGCCCAGGAACTCCTCAAACACATCTCCAATGACGAGAACCTGCACATGATCTTCTACCGCAACATGGTCGAGGCCGGTCTCCAGATCGCGCCCAACCAGGCCGTGAAGTCAATCCACAAAGTTCTCGACAACTTCACGATGCCCGGATACACGATCCCCGGATTTCGCCGCAACGCCGTCACCATCGCCACCGGCGGCGTCTACGACCCGCAGTCGCACCTTGCCGAAGTGGTCCTGCCCGTGCTGCGCAAGTGGCGCATCTTCGAGCGCGATGACATCACCGGCGAGGGCGAGTGGTATCGCGAAGACCTCGATCGCCTCATCACCGACCTCAAGAAGACCGCCACCGACTTCGAGGAAGTCAAGGCAAAGTACCTCGATCGCCAGGCCAGGCGCGCCGAGCGCAATGCCGCCAAGGTGTAG
- a CDS encoding SGNH/GDSL hydrolase family protein: protein MRAFRTLSTVIGIATVFAATVAGASIASAEPVAGAQLVAIGDSFMAAGSNAAGITGPVGTACNQATDNVAHLVATSFPQMTFADYSCVGALSTDVYTPSTRGPQNTGLSPATKVAVVSVGGNDAGFEQIATDCLFALSCPPEKKAQFSANVASVGPKLTGAYAAIRQAAPNARVFTVGYLPILPPDAKGCLVGLINTQETITFLNGLQRQLNDTIITESSKAGFTPVIPATSSDHSVCAADFQRYVSMTGTGAGDEGIPMHPTAPGRQYVAERVAIAMRSAGV, encoded by the coding sequence ATGCGCGCGTTCAGGACGCTCTCGACGGTGATCGGCATCGCCACGGTGTTCGCGGCGACAGTGGCCGGCGCCTCGATCGCGTCGGCCGAACCTGTCGCGGGTGCCCAGCTGGTTGCGATCGGGGATTCGTTCATGGCGGCGGGTTCGAATGCCGCGGGTATCACCGGCCCTGTCGGCACCGCCTGTAACCAGGCGACCGACAATGTCGCGCACCTGGTGGCCACCTCGTTCCCGCAGATGACATTCGCCGACTACTCCTGCGTGGGCGCACTCTCCACCGACGTCTACACGCCCTCCACGCGCGGCCCGCAGAACACGGGGCTGTCCCCCGCAACCAAGGTGGCGGTCGTATCCGTCGGTGGCAACGATGCCGGCTTTGAGCAGATCGCCACCGATTGTCTGTTCGCGTTGAGCTGCCCCCCGGAGAAGAAGGCGCAATTCAGTGCCAACGTGGCCTCGGTCGGCCCGAAACTGACGGGTGCATACGCGGCCATACGCCAGGCCGCTCCGAACGCGCGCGTCTTCACGGTGGGCTACCTGCCGATCCTTCCCCCGGACGCCAAGGGGTGCCTGGTCGGCCTGATCAATACCCAAGAGACCATCACCTTCCTCAATGGTCTGCAGCGTCAGCTCAACGACACGATCATCACCGAATCCTCGAAGGCGGGGTTCACCCCCGTCATTCCGGCGACCAGCAGCGACCACAGTGTGTGCGCAGCCGATTTTCAGCGCTACGTGTCGATGACGGGTACCGGCGCCGGCGATGAGGGAATTCCGATGCATCCGACGGCGCCGGGACGGCAGTACGTCGCCGAGCGGGTAGCCATCGCCATGCGCTCGGCAGGGGTCTAG
- the mnmA gene encoding tRNA 2-thiouridine(34) synthase MnmA codes for MRVLAAMSGGVDSSVAAARMVDAGHDVVGVHLALSAAPGTLRTGSRGCCSKEDAADARRVADMLGIPFYVWDFADRFKEDVIDDFVEAYAEGRTPNPCVKCNEKIKFAALADRAIALGFDAVATGHYARLQDGRLRRAVDEDKDQSYVLGVLTPQQLSRALFPIGDSSKPDIRAEAEQRGLLVANKPDSHDICFIPSGDTQAFLGARIGVRRGNVVDSDGSVLATHAGVHEFTIGQRKGLGLVGPAADGRPRYVTSIDAETSTVRVGTVEDLEIWEFGGEPVVWTSGRVPAGPIECQVQVRAHGSVVDAVVDPAAARIQVRLRTALRGVAPGQTVVLYQPDAEGDEVLGSAIITRD; via the coding sequence ATGAGAGTGCTTGCCGCCATGAGTGGCGGAGTGGACTCCTCGGTTGCGGCCGCGCGCATGGTGGATGCCGGACACGATGTGGTCGGTGTGCACCTGGCACTGTCGGCGGCACCCGGCACATTGCGCACGGGCTCCCGGGGGTGCTGTTCGAAAGAGGACGCCGCCGATGCCCGGCGGGTCGCCGATATGCTTGGAATCCCTTTCTATGTATGGGATTTCGCCGATCGTTTCAAGGAAGACGTCATCGATGACTTCGTCGAGGCGTACGCCGAGGGGCGCACTCCCAATCCCTGTGTGAAGTGCAACGAGAAGATCAAGTTCGCGGCGCTGGCCGATCGTGCCATCGCGTTGGGCTTCGATGCCGTCGCCACCGGCCACTATGCGCGGCTGCAGGACGGCAGGTTGCGCCGTGCGGTCGACGAGGACAAGGACCAGTCCTACGTACTGGGGGTGCTGACACCGCAGCAGCTGAGCCGTGCGCTGTTCCCGATCGGCGACAGTTCCAAGCCCGATATCCGGGCCGAGGCCGAGCAGCGCGGTCTGCTCGTCGCGAATAAGCCCGACAGCCACGACATCTGCTTCATCCCGTCCGGAGACACCCAGGCGTTCCTGGGTGCACGCATTGGCGTGCGCCGCGGAAACGTCGTGGACTCCGACGGCAGCGTGCTGGCCACCCATGCGGGGGTGCACGAGTTCACCATCGGTCAGCGCAAGGGGCTCGGGCTGGTCGGTCCTGCGGCGGATGGCCGTCCCCGCTACGTCACCTCGATCGACGCCGAGACCTCCACCGTTCGGGTGGGCACCGTTGAGGACCTTGAGATTTGGGAGTTCGGGGGAGAACCGGTGGTGTGGACCTCCGGTCGGGTTCCGGCCGGACCCATCGAGTGTCAGGTGCAGGTCCGCGCGCACGGATCGGTCGTGGACGCGGTGGTCGATCCGGCGGCCGCGCGGATTCAGGTCCGGCTACGTACCGCCCTGCGGGGTGTGGCGCCTGGGCAGACGGTGGTGCTGTATCAGCCCGATGCCGAGGGTGACGAGGTGCTCGGCAGCGCCATCATCACGCGCGACTAG
- a CDS encoding cysteine desulfurase family protein has translation MSAARTPARPDGSSAVYLDHAATTPMRPAAIEAMAAVMARTGNAASLHGSGRDARRRVEESRESIAAALGARPSEVIFTAGGTESDNLAIKGIYWARRDADARRTRVIASAVEHHAVLDAVQWLADHEGAEVTWLPVDSAGTVTPAALRAALTDHDDVALITVMWANNEVGTINPICELASIAAEFDIPMHSDAIGAVGQLDIDFAVSGLSAVSVAAHKFGGPMGVGALLLRRETACVPLLHGGGHERDIRSGTPDTAAIVAMSTALVDAVAERCEGVATMKALRDELIDQVLTGIEGSVLNGAVGSGRLPGNAHFTFAGCEGDSLLMLLDANGIECSTGSACTAGVARPSHVLIEMGIDPDVARGSLRFTFGHTSVASDVARAVEALQLAVPRARAAALASAGGRS, from the coding sequence ATGTCTGCTGCTCGAACCCCAGCTCGCCCGGATGGCTCATCCGCGGTGTACCTGGACCACGCCGCCACCACCCCGATGCGCCCCGCTGCCATCGAGGCGATGGCAGCGGTCATGGCACGGACCGGGAACGCCGCGTCATTGCACGGATCCGGGCGTGATGCGCGGCGTCGGGTGGAGGAATCGCGGGAGTCGATCGCCGCGGCCCTGGGCGCCCGACCGTCGGAGGTGATCTTCACCGCAGGCGGCACCGAGAGTGACAACCTCGCCATCAAGGGCATCTACTGGGCACGCCGAGACGCGGACGCGCGCCGGACGCGCGTCATCGCCAGCGCCGTTGAGCACCATGCCGTGCTCGATGCCGTGCAGTGGCTCGCCGACCACGAGGGCGCCGAGGTGACGTGGCTGCCGGTGGACAGCGCCGGCACCGTCACTCCCGCGGCACTGCGCGCGGCCCTTACCGACCATGACGACGTTGCCCTCATCACGGTGATGTGGGCCAACAACGAGGTCGGCACTATCAACCCCATCTGTGAATTGGCTTCCATCGCCGCGGAATTCGATATTCCGATGCATAGCGATGCCATCGGAGCGGTGGGCCAGCTCGATATCGATTTCGCCGTCAGCGGCCTGTCGGCGGTGAGCGTGGCCGCGCACAAGTTCGGCGGCCCCATGGGCGTCGGCGCTCTGCTGTTGCGACGTGAAACCGCTTGTGTTCCCTTGCTCCACGGCGGCGGCCACGAACGTGATATCCGTTCGGGAACCCCCGACACCGCGGCCATCGTGGCGATGTCGACCGCGCTCGTGGATGCCGTCGCGGAACGGTGCGAGGGTGTAGCCACGATGAAAGCACTGCGCGATGAGCTGATCGATCAGGTGTTGACCGGGATCGAGGGTTCCGTCCTCAACGGTGCGGTCGGCAGCGGCAGATTGCCCGGAAATGCGCACTTCACCTTTGCCGGATGCGAGGGCGATTCCCTGCTGATGTTGTTGGACGCCAACGGCATCGAGTGTTCTACCGGGTCGGCGTGCACGGCAGGCGTCGCACGCCCCTCGCATGTGCTCATCGAAATGGGTATCGACCCCGACGTGGCGCGTGGATCGCTGCGATTCACGTTCGGCCACACCTCCGTGGCCTCGGATGTGGCGCGTGCGGTCGAGGCGTTGCAGCTCGCCGTTCCGCGTGCGCGGGCCGCCGCCCTCGCCAGCGCAGGCGGCCGGTCATGA
- a CDS encoding lysophospholipid acyltransferase family protein encodes MAPEFAHAWLPKATCDDSCMRATHIDEPGRLTRTLRTMTRIGMAITLLTLAPLLGIPIPGRVRWQRGYCRLMLRCLGVRISVSGGPIRDIRGSLVVAGHVSWVDVFAIGAVLPGSFVARADLIDWPGLGIIARMMRVIPIERGNLRTLPRVVDTVAARLQAGQTVVAFPEGTTWCGRAYGSFRPAMFQAAIDAQRPVQPLRLTYHDPGGDLSTVPAYVGEDTLMASIRRITATRMTVAHIQVAGLQLPGESRRDLANRCEAAVRAGDRTPQIHSHPEHPEPIAA; translated from the coding sequence ATGGCACCCGAATTCGCGCACGCCTGGCTGCCGAAGGCAACCTGTGACGACAGCTGCATGCGGGCCACCCACATCGACGAGCCAGGGCGGCTGACGCGAACCCTGCGGACCATGACGCGGATCGGCATGGCGATCACATTGTTGACCCTTGCGCCGCTGCTGGGGATACCGATTCCCGGACGGGTGCGCTGGCAGCGCGGCTACTGCCGGTTGATGCTGCGTTGCCTCGGCGTACGCATCTCGGTCTCCGGTGGTCCGATCCGCGATATCCGGGGTTCCCTCGTGGTGGCGGGTCATGTGTCCTGGGTCGATGTCTTCGCCATCGGTGCGGTGCTCCCGGGGTCGTTCGTCGCCCGGGCGGACCTGATCGATTGGCCAGGTCTGGGCATCATCGCCCGGATGATGCGGGTCATCCCGATCGAGCGGGGAAACCTACGTACCCTGCCGCGGGTGGTCGACACCGTCGCGGCGCGGCTCCAGGCTGGTCAGACCGTGGTGGCATTCCCAGAGGGCACCACCTGGTGTGGTCGTGCGTACGGATCATTCCGCCCCGCTATGTTTCAGGCCGCGATCGACGCGCAGCGGCCGGTACAGCCGCTGCGGCTGACCTACCACGACCCGGGCGGCGACCTGTCGACCGTTCCGGCCTATGTCGGCGAGGACACCCTGATGGCCTCTATCCGCCGGATCACCGCGACGCGGATGACTGTGGCGCATATCCAGGTGGCGGGGCTGCAATTGCCCGGTGAGAGCCGCCGTGATCTGGCCAACCGCTGTGAGGCCGCCGTGCGGGCCGGTGACCGAACCCCCCAGATCCACAGCCACCCGGAGCACCCGGAGCCGATCGCAGCCTGA
- a CDS encoding GNAT family N-acetyltransferase: MSTASVLIAADQSISDVAGEAGDAPLGPRYTLLLSNDPADIDAVQRLRYDVFSSEPGFQLASTPAAFEGRDADRFDEHCDHLLVREDTSGDVVGCYRMLPPPGAIAAGGLYSATEFDISGLDALRPQLVEMGRAVVRGDHRNGAVVLLMWAGILAYLDRCDYTYVTGCVSVPMRDNPEQAPGSQVRAVRDFVMKRHAAAPEYTVRPYNPVVVDGMGLDDIAPPAKVQVPALMRGYLRLGAKVLGEPAHDPDFGVADFMALLNKDEADVRYLKRLRSVGAASEIGAAAAGQE, from the coding sequence ATGAGTACCGCTTCAGTTCTCATCGCCGCAGATCAATCCATCTCAGACGTAGCGGGGGAGGCTGGGGACGCTCCACTAGGTCCTCGGTACACCCTGCTGCTGTCGAACGATCCCGCCGATATCGATGCCGTGCAACGGCTTCGATACGACGTGTTCAGCAGCGAGCCGGGATTCCAGCTCGCGAGCACCCCGGCAGCGTTCGAGGGACGCGACGCCGACCGCTTCGACGAGCACTGCGATCACCTACTGGTGCGCGAGGATACCTCGGGTGATGTGGTGGGCTGCTACCGGATGTTGCCCCCGCCCGGTGCCATTGCCGCTGGAGGACTTTACAGCGCAACAGAATTCGACATCAGTGGGCTTGATGCGCTGCGTCCACAGCTTGTCGAAATGGGTCGGGCGGTGGTACGGGGCGATCACCGCAATGGCGCGGTGGTGCTGCTGATGTGGGCGGGAATTCTGGCCTACCTGGACCGCTGCGATTACACCTACGTCACCGGATGCGTATCGGTTCCCATGCGAGACAACCCCGAACAGGCGCCCGGCAGTCAGGTGCGTGCCGTGCGCGACTTCGTCATGAAGCGGCACGCCGCGGCGCCGGAGTACACGGTGCGCCCCTACAACCCGGTCGTTGTCGACGGGATGGGTCTCGATGACATCGCTCCGCCCGCCAAGGTGCAGGTTCCCGCGCTGATGCGTGGATATCTGCGGCTGGGCGCGAAGGTTCTCGGCGAACCCGCGCACGATCCTGACTTCGGCGTGGCCGACTTCATGGCACTGCTCAACAAGGACGAAGCCGACGTGCGCTATCTCAAACGGCTGAGGTCCGTCGGGGCGGCGTCGGAAATCGGTGCGGCGGCGGCTGGCCAGGAGTAG
- a CDS encoding cupin domain-containing protein codes for MSALTVLQTVTPPVIPSDAHVMTVEIEWPAGSSGTPPHRHPGGPAFGYVVEGEMLFELEGQAPRVVKAGEAFWEPGGDVIHYSDANNRADAALRFVVTMMCTPGAPMLVLVEEEELRQRADARVPA; via the coding sequence ATGAGTGCACTTACGGTGCTGCAGACCGTGACGCCGCCGGTGATCCCGTCCGATGCCCACGTGATGACGGTGGAGATCGAGTGGCCGGCCGGCAGTTCCGGTACGCCACCGCATCGTCATCCAGGTGGTCCGGCGTTCGGATATGTGGTCGAGGGAGAGATGCTCTTCGAACTCGAAGGACAGGCACCGCGGGTGGTCAAAGCCGGTGAAGCGTTCTGGGAGCCGGGCGGTGATGTCATCCATTACTCGGACGCCAACAACCGTGCGGACGCGGCGCTGCGCTTCGTGGTGACCATGATGTGCACACCCGGTGCGCCGATGTTAGTGCTGGTCGAGGAGGAGGAACTTCGGCAGCGCGCCGATGCGCGAGTGCCCGCGTAG
- a CDS encoding SDR family oxidoreductase encodes MKITVVGATGQIGSRVVSLLTADGHDVVAASLCSGANVLTGEGLVNALTGSNVVIDVVNSPSFEDGAVMDFFTASARNLVDAANQTGVGHYVALSIVGADGLPDSGYMRAKVAQENIITESGLPYTIVRATQFQEFAEAITDTLVVGDEVRVPDARIQLIAVDDVSAQVAHAAEAEPRNGIINIGGPEKFSFAEMAQAVLDARGDDKPVVVDSAATYFGTPVDDFSLVTGDDGVLTQTRFADWMARR; translated from the coding sequence ATGAAAATCACAGTTGTTGGTGCCACCGGCCAAATCGGTTCCCGGGTGGTTTCTTTGCTCACCGCCGATGGTCATGACGTGGTCGCGGCATCGTTGTGCTCTGGCGCGAATGTGTTGACCGGCGAGGGGCTGGTGAACGCGCTCACCGGATCGAATGTGGTTATCGATGTTGTCAATTCTCCCTCGTTCGAGGACGGGGCGGTCATGGATTTCTTCACCGCCTCGGCGCGCAATCTCGTTGACGCGGCGAACCAGACGGGCGTCGGTCACTACGTCGCGCTCTCCATCGTCGGCGCGGATGGTCTGCCGGACAGCGGATACATGAGGGCGAAAGTGGCGCAGGAGAACATCATTACCGAATCCGGATTGCCCTACACGATCGTGCGGGCCACCCAGTTCCAGGAATTCGCCGAGGCCATCACCGACACGCTCGTTGTCGGAGATGAGGTTCGCGTACCCGATGCGAGAATTCAGCTGATCGCCGTCGATGATGTGTCCGCACAGGTGGCCCATGCCGCGGAGGCCGAGCCTCGTAATGGCATCATCAACATCGGTGGGCCAGAGAAGTTTTCGTTCGCCGAGATGGCACAGGCGGTGCTTGACGCGCGCGGCGACGACAAGCCGGTGGTGGTCGACTCCGCCGCCACCTACTTCGGGACTCCCGTGGACGACTTCAGTCTGGTCACCGGTGATGACGGCGTGCTGACCCAAACGCGATTCGCCGACTGGATGGCCCGCCGATGA